One window of Corynebacterium accolens genomic DNA carries:
- the dnaG gene encoding DNA primase, whose translation MAKGRIPDSDIQAIRERAPLEEIVGEYVQLKPAGHDSLKGLSPFKDEKTPSFHVRPQRGYYHCFSTGKGGDVFSFLMEMEQVSFPEAVEAVAQKIGYHINYQGGSTGARNEKPGTRQRLIAANKAVHEFYRKQLETPEAATARNFLLDRGFSREVIYDFECGYAPEGWDTATKHLLRMGFSFEELEAAGISKMGKRGPIDRFHRRLLWPIKDLSGNVIGFGARKLFDDDKLGKYMNTPETMLYHKSKVLFGLDLAKRNIAEGHQAVVVEGYTDVMAMYAAGIKTAVASCGTAFGGEHLQVLRRLMLDDSYFHGELIYTFDGDEAGQKAAMRAFEGEQKFTGQSFVSVAPDGMDPCDLRLEKGDAAVRDLVADRIPMFEFVIQSVIADFRIDTAEGRLQALRRAVPIVAQIRDQPLQREYARRLAGWVGWNDPEEVLRQVRAEAKKPKKADKPTIRRFDNAQPQPAQQDVPMIHPPSPKETHLWPQREALKLALQMPEVVGSYFDGITADAYTNDAYRIVRQAISAVGGAEKGATMSGVDWIAAVAGEMQDLTGRNFVSELAVEAILPTDVGAEKYADSVLSRLQETVVGDQIAQLKAQLGRMRPTDDEAGYNSLFADLIALEQARRELNDRAFRGTPGI comes from the coding sequence ATGGCAAAGGGCAGAATTCCGGACAGTGATATCCAAGCTATCCGTGAACGCGCGCCTTTAGAAGAAATCGTGGGCGAATACGTGCAGCTCAAACCTGCCGGGCACGATTCTTTGAAAGGCCTGAGCCCTTTCAAGGATGAAAAGACGCCATCCTTCCACGTCCGCCCGCAGCGCGGTTATTATCACTGCTTTTCCACCGGTAAAGGCGGCGATGTATTCAGCTTCCTAATGGAAATGGAACAGGTCTCTTTCCCGGAGGCCGTGGAAGCCGTGGCGCAGAAGATTGGCTACCACATCAACTATCAGGGCGGCTCGACCGGTGCTCGCAACGAGAAGCCGGGTACGAGGCAGCGGCTCATCGCGGCGAATAAGGCGGTGCACGAGTTCTACCGGAAGCAGCTGGAAACCCCAGAGGCGGCAACGGCGCGCAATTTTTTGCTGGACCGCGGGTTTAGCCGCGAGGTTATTTATGATTTCGAGTGCGGGTACGCTCCGGAAGGTTGGGACACCGCCACAAAGCACCTGTTGCGCATGGGCTTTTCCTTTGAAGAACTAGAGGCAGCCGGCATTTCCAAGATGGGCAAGCGCGGTCCCATTGACCGTTTTCACCGCCGCTTGTTGTGGCCCATTAAGGATCTTTCCGGCAACGTTATTGGTTTTGGTGCGCGCAAGCTCTTTGATGATGACAAGCTGGGCAAGTACATGAATACTCCCGAGACCATGCTTTATCACAAGTCTAAGGTGCTCTTCGGGCTGGATTTGGCCAAGCGCAATATCGCAGAAGGCCACCAGGCTGTGGTGGTGGAAGGCTATACGGATGTGATGGCCATGTACGCGGCGGGCATTAAAACTGCCGTGGCCTCGTGCGGTACCGCCTTTGGTGGTGAACACTTGCAGGTGCTGCGCCGGCTCATGCTGGATGATTCCTATTTCCACGGCGAGCTCATCTATACCTTCGATGGTGATGAGGCGGGGCAGAAGGCCGCGATGCGTGCCTTTGAAGGCGAGCAGAAATTCACCGGTCAATCTTTCGTGTCCGTGGCCCCAGACGGCATGGACCCGTGCGATCTGCGCCTGGAAAAAGGCGATGCCGCGGTGCGCGATCTGGTGGCAGACCGCATCCCCATGTTCGAGTTCGTCATTCAGTCCGTTATTGCGGATTTCCGGATCGATACGGCTGAGGGTCGCTTGCAGGCTTTGCGGCGGGCGGTGCCCATCGTCGCGCAAATCCGGGACCAGCCCTTGCAGCGCGAATACGCTCGTCGGCTTGCTGGCTGGGTGGGCTGGAATGATCCGGAAGAAGTGCTGCGCCAAGTACGCGCGGAGGCGAAGAAGCCGAAGAAGGCGGATAAGCCTACGATACGCCGCTTTGATAATGCACAGCCGCAGCCGGCGCAGCAGGATGTGCCCATGATCCATCCGCCCAGCCCGAAGGAGACCCATCTGTGGCCGCAGCGGGAGGCGCTAAAGTTGGCCTTGCAGATGCCGGAGGTCGTTGGCTCGTACTTTGATGGCATTACTGCCGATGCCTATACCAACGACGCCTATCGCATCGTCCGCCAAGCGATTTCCGCCGTGGGCGGGGCAGAAAAGGGTGCCACCATGTCCGGGGTGGATTGGATTGCCGCCGTTGCCGGGGAAATGCAGGATCTGACGGGGAGGAATTTCGTTTCCGAGTTGGCAGTTGAGGCCATCTTGCCCACGGACGTGGGCGCAGAAAAGTATGCGGATTCCGTGCTCTCGCGGCTGCAGGAAACCGTCGTGGGCGATCAGATTGCGCAGCTGAAAGCCCAATTGGGCCGGATGCGGCCTACCGATGATGAGGCCGGTTATAACTCCCTGTTCGCGGACTTGATTGCCTTGGAACAGGCCCGCCGCGAGCTCAATGACCGCGCCTTTCGCGGCACCCCGGGGATATAA
- a CDS encoding ribonuclease domain-containing protein: MSKSKASKKSLPVALGGLAIVAGASYFGFDLGGDEDATSTDETCAISSLPSEVEETADDILAGGPYAYPDNDNSHFGNYEGVLPQQAQDYYREYTVETPGSNHRGSRRIVTGGGTETDPDVWYYTDDHYQTFCSIPDAED; encoded by the coding sequence ATGTCCAAGTCCAAAGCGTCTAAGAAATCGCTTCCAGTGGCCCTTGGTGGACTCGCCATCGTCGCAGGCGCTAGCTACTTCGGCTTCGACCTCGGCGGTGATGAGGATGCAACGTCGACGGATGAGACCTGCGCAATTTCTTCTCTTCCCAGCGAGGTCGAAGAAACCGCGGACGATATTCTCGCCGGCGGCCCTTATGCCTACCCCGACAATGACAATTCCCATTTTGGCAATTATGAAGGCGTCCTCCCCCAGCAGGCGCAGGACTACTACCGCGAGTACACGGTAGAAACCCCTGGCAGTAACCATCGCGGTTCGAGGCGCATCGTCACCGGCGGCGGCACCGAAACCGACCCCGATGTGTGGTACTACACCGACGACCATTACCAAACATTCTGTTCTATCCCGGACGCAGAGGATTAA
- a CDS encoding deoxyguanosinetriphosphate triphosphohydrolase — protein MSYSYAAADFARLAEERPKGSTISDIEEHRGVFSRDRARVLHSAALRRLADKTQVVGPRDGDTPRTRLTHSLEVGQIARGIGAGLGLDPDLCDMAGLTHDIGHPPYGHNGENALNEVAQGGFEGNAQTLRILTRLEPKVLVEDADGTAHSFGLNLTRAALDGACKYPWTKTNPDGTINRKYGAYDEDADLLAWLREGHSDKRKCIEAQVMDWSDDIAYSVHDVEDGIISQRISLNVLWDLVELAHLAEKGAEAFGGTADELLEAADSLRNLDVINALGNFDYTLRDYAKLKKMTSELVGRYVGVTIGATSEANAELISANTLGRMHGDLRVPPLAQAEVKLLKTIAVLYVMDEPAHLARQDRQRERIYRVYDYLVAGAPGSLDATFRLWWEQADTDAARDRAIIDQIASMTESRLERLARRSADLSGFLD, from the coding sequence GTGTCTTACTCTTATGCTGCAGCTGATTTTGCCCGGCTGGCCGAAGAACGGCCCAAGGGATCCACGATTAGCGATATCGAAGAACACCGCGGGGTATTCTCCCGCGACCGCGCCCGCGTCTTGCACTCGGCTGCGCTGCGGCGATTGGCGGATAAAACCCAGGTCGTAGGCCCACGTGATGGCGATACCCCGCGCACCCGGCTTACCCACTCGCTCGAGGTTGGCCAGATTGCCCGCGGCATCGGCGCCGGCCTCGGTCTCGATCCGGATCTCTGTGACATGGCGGGGCTCACCCACGATATCGGCCACCCGCCCTATGGGCACAATGGCGAAAATGCGCTCAATGAGGTTGCTCAAGGCGGTTTCGAGGGAAATGCGCAAACCCTGCGCATCCTGACTCGCCTCGAGCCCAAAGTCCTAGTCGAGGACGCCGATGGCACCGCCCACAGCTTTGGCCTCAACCTCACCCGCGCCGCGCTCGATGGCGCGTGCAAATATCCTTGGACCAAGACCAATCCGGATGGCACCATCAACCGCAAATACGGCGCTTATGATGAGGACGCGGACCTTTTAGCGTGGCTGCGCGAAGGCCATAGCGATAAGCGAAAGTGCATCGAGGCCCAGGTCATGGACTGGTCCGATGATATTGCCTATTCCGTGCATGACGTGGAAGACGGCATCATCTCCCAGCGCATTTCCTTGAACGTGTTGTGGGATTTGGTGGAGCTGGCCCACCTTGCAGAAAAGGGCGCCGAGGCCTTTGGCGGAACCGCCGATGAACTCTTGGAAGCCGCCGATAGCCTGCGCAACCTCGATGTCATCAACGCCCTTGGCAATTTCGACTACACCCTGCGCGATTATGCCAAGCTGAAAAAGATGACCTCTGAGCTGGTGGGACGCTATGTGGGTGTCACTATTGGCGCGACCTCGGAGGCGAATGCCGAACTCATCAGCGCCAATACGCTCGGCCGCATGCACGGTGACCTCCGCGTTCCGCCCTTGGCGCAGGCAGAGGTTAAGCTCTTAAAAACGATTGCCGTGCTTTACGTGATGGATGAACCAGCGCATCTAGCCCGCCAAGACCGCCAGCGCGAGCGCATCTACCGCGTCTACGACTACCTCGTCGCAGGTGCGCCCGGTTCGCTCGATGCCACCTTCCGCCTGTGGTGGGAGCAGGCCGATACTGATGCCGCCCGCGACCGCGCCATCATCGACCAGATCGCCTCCATGACCGAATCCCGCCTGGAGCGGCTGGCCCGGCGCAGCGCTGACCTTTCGGGGTTCTTGGACTAG
- a CDS encoding YdcF family protein: protein MKYVVVLGTAQYDGRPSRILAGRLRHAGELATSRGLPVITVGGQLPGDRVTEAGVARDYLREHFPELQVSAVEEGLDTRESLAAVIDAHGLADAIIVTDPLHRLRTWVIAKQEGLNASVSGTPYYPARRFSKPWWRYLAHECGGLFYIGLASIVSPQCARAWKRRLYRIELMLRPNQKLRHETMQNKDADRTQGE from the coding sequence GTGAAATACGTCGTTGTTTTAGGCACCGCGCAATACGATGGCCGCCCCTCCCGCATCCTGGCCGGGCGTCTGCGCCATGCCGGGGAGCTGGCCACCTCCCGCGGCCTGCCCGTCATAACCGTCGGCGGCCAGCTGCCCGGGGATCGGGTTACCGAGGCCGGGGTCGCGCGCGATTACCTGCGCGAGCACTTCCCTGAGCTGCAGGTATCCGCCGTGGAGGAAGGCCTCGACACGCGTGAGTCCTTAGCTGCGGTTATCGATGCCCACGGCCTTGCCGATGCCATCATCGTCACCGATCCCTTGCACAGGTTGCGCACGTGGGTCATCGCCAAGCAGGAAGGGCTCAATGCCTCGGTTTCGGGCACGCCTTATTATCCCGCCCGGCGCTTTTCCAAGCCCTGGTGGCGCTACCTCGCGCACGAATGCGGCGGGCTGTTTTATATTGGGCTCGCCAGCATCGTTTCTCCCCAGTGCGCGCGTGCCTGGAAAAGGCGCCTGTACCGCATCGAGCTGATGCTGCGGCCGAATCAGAAGCTGCGGCACGAAACGATGCAAAATAAAGACGCAGACCGCACGCAGGGGGAATAG
- a CDS encoding TPM domain-containing protein yields the protein MNLSARIGRATIAAFLLGCTSIGAGQALAAETTTIAQAADTAAVTDRVNDEAGVLSTEEIREINEKITQLQKDQSLIIFVVFANDLGGDPESVARSIVNEKGPNSAAYVVGVNERQVGVQAGNQWPEGRLDQMYDAAYSKLSAEEYGASAIALADAALGNSSSSDSSGIAWLGGGAAAIVAAGGGIWYYSRRNTKKNQAKTLESAREIAPEDTDQLNRLPLETLDKLAQEELVSTDESIRRGKEELNIALSEFGPERTRPFTKAMNHSTSTLQKAFKIRQRLDDAVPESQAERRQMLVEIVSTCGQADDALDSQAEEFARMRDLLLQSDSKLDELTQRTVGLRTRLPGAEGTLKKLQEDYSAEVLSSIADNPELASASLDEAEKLLDQARKVQGQPAGKQGSLVGLIRDIEHATEVTDRLLTGVEHAEENISSARRNLGALITEVEGEIEEARELERQGKSQGTQADWDALEELLERASAAITDAKQQGDTDPLGQHTALMSIDTELDERLDRVREKTSTHARQLELFHQQMSVAESNIQAAEDLISSRGRIVGSGARTALADAKRLHAQALHTQRSDIRGALQSSREAVAAAQTALQRAKDDSDEYRRQQQRQQTSSTAGNIITGMVLGQILGGGGRGFGGGFSGGGGSFGGGGGGFSGGGGGGGFRGGSF from the coding sequence ATGAATCTTAGTGCACGAATCGGCCGCGCTACCATCGCGGCATTTTTGCTCGGCTGCACCTCCATTGGCGCAGGCCAGGCCTTAGCCGCGGAGACCACTACCATCGCCCAAGCCGCGGATACGGCGGCGGTGACGGATAGGGTAAACGATGAGGCAGGGGTCTTAAGCACCGAGGAAATTAGGGAGATCAATGAGAAGATCACCCAGCTACAAAAAGACCAGTCGCTCATCATCTTCGTTGTCTTCGCAAACGATCTTGGCGGTGACCCAGAAAGCGTTGCCCGGAGTATCGTCAACGAAAAAGGGCCGAATTCCGCGGCCTATGTCGTTGGCGTCAATGAGCGCCAGGTGGGCGTGCAGGCCGGCAATCAATGGCCCGAGGGTCGCCTGGATCAGATGTACGATGCCGCCTATAGCAAGCTCTCCGCAGAGGAATACGGCGCTTCTGCGATCGCGCTTGCCGATGCTGCCCTTGGTAACTCCAGCTCCTCCGATTCCTCCGGCATAGCCTGGTTGGGCGGTGGCGCCGCCGCCATCGTCGCTGCAGGCGGTGGCATCTGGTACTACTCGCGCCGCAATACAAAGAAGAATCAGGCAAAGACCTTAGAGTCCGCCCGCGAGATTGCGCCAGAAGATACCGATCAATTAAACCGGCTACCGCTGGAAACCCTGGATAAGTTGGCCCAGGAAGAATTGGTCTCCACGGATGAATCCATCCGCCGCGGTAAAGAAGAGCTCAATATCGCCCTGTCTGAATTCGGGCCGGAGCGCACCCGCCCGTTTACCAAGGCGATGAATCATTCCACCTCTACCTTGCAAAAGGCCTTCAAGATTCGCCAGCGCCTCGATGATGCGGTGCCAGAATCCCAAGCCGAGCGACGGCAGATGCTGGTAGAAATCGTCTCTACCTGCGGCCAAGCCGATGACGCACTGGATAGCCAGGCAGAAGAGTTTGCCCGGATGCGAGACCTGCTGCTGCAAAGCGACTCCAAGTTGGACGAGCTCACCCAGCGCACCGTCGGTCTACGCACTCGCCTGCCGGGCGCCGAAGGTACCCTGAAAAAGCTCCAAGAGGACTATTCCGCAGAGGTCCTATCCTCCATTGCGGATAACCCAGAATTGGCCAGCGCTTCCCTTGATGAGGCGGAAAAGCTCCTGGACCAAGCCCGCAAGGTGCAGGGCCAGCCGGCTGGGAAGCAGGGTTCACTCGTGGGCCTTATCCGCGATATCGAGCACGCCACGGAGGTTACCGATAGGCTCCTGACCGGTGTGGAACACGCCGAGGAGAATATCTCCTCCGCGCGCCGCAATTTGGGCGCGCTCATCACTGAGGTCGAGGGCGAAATCGAGGAAGCCCGAGAGCTGGAGCGCCAGGGCAAATCCCAGGGCACCCAGGCGGATTGGGATGCCCTCGAGGAGCTGCTTGAGCGCGCCTCTGCCGCGATCACTGACGCCAAGCAACAGGGCGATACGGATCCCTTGGGCCAGCACACCGCCCTTATGAGCATCGATACCGAGCTTGATGAGCGCCTCGACCGCGTGCGGGAAAAGACCTCCACCCACGCGCGCCAGCTCGAGCTTTTCCACCAGCAAATGTCGGTGGCAGAATCCAATATTCAGGCCGCCGAGGATCTCATTTCCTCGCGCGGGCGCATCGTTGGTTCCGGCGCCCGCACCGCGCTTGCCGATGCCAAGCGTCTCCACGCCCAAGCCCTGCATACCCAGCGCAGCGATATCCGCGGCGCGCTGCAATCCTCCCGCGAAGCCGTTGCCGCAGCACAGACCGCCCTGCAGCGGGCCAAGGATGATTCCGATGAGTACCGCCGCCAGCAACAACGCCAGCAGACGAGTTCCACGGCCGGCAATATCATCACCGGTATGGTCCTAGGCCAAATATTGGGCGGCGGTGGCCGCGGCTTCGGCGGTGGTTTCAGCGGAGGCGGCGGCAGCTTCGGTGGCGGCGGCGGAGGATTCTCCGGCGGCGGTGGCGGAGGCGGCTTCCGCGGCGGCTCCTTCTAA
- a CDS encoding glycine--tRNA ligase, which translates to MASLIDTVVNLCKRRGLVYQAGEIYGGSRSAWDYGPLGVELKENIKRQWWRHMVQSRPDVVGVDTSVIQPRQVWVSSGHVEVFTDPLVESRHTGKRYRADHLIEAYEEKHGHEPENGLADINDPETGQPGDWTEPKAFSGLLKTFLGPVDDEQGLHYLRPETAQGIFINFKNVMTSSRMKPPFGIANIGKSFRNEITPGNFIFRTREFEQMEMEFFVKPGEDEEWHQYWIDDRYKWYTDLGIKEENLRLYEHPKEKLSHYSKRTVDVEYAFGFKGSKWGELEGVANRTDYDLSVHDKGSGEDLSYYDQANDERWIPYVIEPAAGLGRSMMAFLVDAYDEEEAPNAKGGTDKRVVLRLDRRLAPIKVAVLPLSKKEELSTPARELADKLRAYWNVDFDVSGAIGRRYRRQDEVGTPFCVTFDFDSLEDNAVTVRERDTMEQERVKIEDLESYLAARLIGC; encoded by the coding sequence ATGGCATCCCTTATCGATACCGTTGTTAATCTGTGTAAACGCCGCGGCTTGGTCTACCAGGCGGGTGAGATTTACGGCGGTTCCCGCTCCGCATGGGACTATGGTCCTCTTGGTGTGGAGTTGAAGGAAAACATCAAGCGTCAGTGGTGGCGCCACATGGTCCAATCCCGCCCCGATGTCGTGGGTGTGGATACCTCCGTCATCCAGCCGCGCCAGGTGTGGGTCTCCTCCGGCCACGTGGAGGTCTTTACTGATCCCCTGGTGGAATCCCGCCACACAGGTAAGCGCTACCGCGCCGACCACCTGATCGAGGCCTACGAGGAAAAGCACGGCCACGAGCCAGAAAACGGCCTAGCGGATATCAATGACCCGGAAACCGGCCAGCCAGGTGACTGGACCGAGCCGAAGGCCTTTTCTGGCCTGCTGAAGACCTTCCTGGGGCCAGTCGATGACGAGCAGGGCCTGCACTACCTGCGTCCCGAGACCGCACAGGGCATCTTCATCAACTTCAAGAACGTGATGACCTCCTCGCGCATGAAGCCGCCATTTGGCATTGCCAATATTGGTAAGTCCTTCCGCAATGAGATCACCCCGGGTAACTTCATCTTCCGCACCCGCGAGTTCGAGCAGATGGAGATGGAGTTCTTCGTCAAGCCAGGCGAGGACGAAGAGTGGCACCAGTACTGGATCGATGACCGCTACAAGTGGTACACCGACCTGGGCATCAAGGAAGAAAACCTGCGCCTGTACGAGCACCCAAAGGAAAAGCTCTCGCACTACTCCAAGCGCACCGTGGATGTGGAATACGCCTTCGGCTTCAAGGGCTCCAAGTGGGGCGAGCTGGAAGGTGTGGCCAACCGCACCGACTATGACCTCTCCGTTCACGACAAGGGCTCTGGCGAGGACCTGTCCTACTATGACCAGGCTAATGACGAGCGCTGGATTCCGTACGTCATCGAGCCGGCCGCCGGCTTGGGCCGTTCCATGATGGCCTTCTTGGTAGATGCCTACGACGAGGAAGAGGCCCCGAACGCTAAGGGCGGCACCGACAAGCGCGTGGTTCTGCGCCTGGACCGCCGCTTGGCGCCCATCAAGGTCGCCGTCCTGCCATTGTCCAAGAAGGAAGAGCTTTCCACCCCGGCCCGCGAGCTCGCGGATAAGCTGCGCGCTTACTGGAACGTGGACTTTGACGTCTCCGGCGCCATCGGCCGCCGTTACCGCCGCCAAGACGAGGTTGGTACGCCATTCTGCGTCACCTTCGACTTCGATTCGCTCGAGGATAACGCCGTGACCGTGCGCGAGCGCGACACCATGGAGCAAGAGCGCGTAAAGATTGAGGATCTTGAGTCCTACCTCGCCGCGCGCCTGATTGGATGCTAA
- a CDS encoding ArsR/SmtB family transcription factor: MTTVQLAFNNSAAASVIAALDSPLRISIITRLAERDHYVHELVKATGKSQPLISQHLRVLKQAGIVSSERNGREVTYSLVAPEVLTLLEDAAKIAS; the protein is encoded by the coding sequence ATGACGACCGTTCAATTAGCATTTAATAACTCTGCGGCCGCAAGCGTTATCGCGGCCCTCGATTCTCCGCTGCGCATTTCCATTATTACCCGGCTGGCGGAACGCGACCACTACGTGCACGAGCTAGTAAAAGCCACCGGCAAGTCCCAGCCGCTGATTAGCCAGCACCTGCGGGTACTTAAGCAGGCAGGGATTGTCAGCTCTGAGCGCAATGGCCGCGAGGTGACCTATTCCCTAGTTGCGCCGGAGGTTTTAACCCTTTTGGAAGACGCCGCGAAAATCGCCTCTTAA
- a CDS encoding Fur family transcriptional regulator, with translation MSIHESIPKLGSRNTKQRTAVVEVLRDIDKFASAKEIYHQLQERQEKVGLTTVYRTLQSLSDIDAVDALHMPNGETLYRHCETDAHHHHLVCTKCGRTEEIDGGPIEKWASAVAAEYNFELTGHDAEIFGVCSQCAAAQ, from the coding sequence ATGTCCATTCATGAGAGTATCCCCAAGCTCGGCTCGCGCAATACTAAACAGCGCACCGCGGTGGTCGAGGTCCTGCGGGACATCGACAAGTTCGCCTCCGCCAAGGAAATTTATCACCAGCTCCAAGAGCGGCAGGAAAAGGTCGGCCTCACCACCGTCTACCGCACCCTGCAGTCTCTTTCTGATATTGATGCCGTAGATGCGCTACACATGCCCAATGGCGAGACCCTGTACCGCCATTGCGAAACCGACGCGCACCACCACCACCTGGTATGCACCAAATGCGGCCGCACCGAAGAAATCGATGGCGGCCCCATTGAAAAGTGGGCTTCGGCCGTAGCCGCCGAATACAACTTCGAACTTACCGGCCACGACGCAGAGATCTTCGGCGTGTGCTCGCAGTGCGCCGCCGCGCAGTAA
- a CDS encoding isoprenyl transferase, translating to MITPDPSRRLTPPNIPDELLPRHIALVMDGNGRWAQEKGMKRTEGHRRGEAVLLDVVDACLAAGVPYLSAYAFSTENWRRSPEEVRFLMGFNRDVLRRQREWLHERGVRVVWVGRRPRLWRSVIKELEAAEELTKNNTKMTLAMCVNYGGRAEMVDGVRQIAEKVAAGEIRPRDIRESTIAENLYDPGMPDVDLFLRPSGEKRTSNFLLWQSAYAEMIYQDKLFPDFTPEDLFAAIEEYARRDRRFGAVK from the coding sequence GTGATTACCCCAGATCCTTCTCGTCGCCTGACCCCGCCGAATATCCCGGATGAGCTGCTGCCGCGCCATATTGCGTTGGTGATGGATGGCAATGGCCGCTGGGCCCAGGAAAAGGGCATGAAACGCACGGAAGGCCACCGCAGGGGAGAGGCGGTGCTTCTCGATGTCGTCGATGCCTGCCTCGCCGCCGGTGTCCCGTACCTTTCGGCCTATGCGTTTTCTACTGAAAATTGGCGGCGCAGCCCAGAAGAGGTGCGCTTTTTGATGGGCTTTAACCGTGATGTGCTGCGCCGGCAGCGCGAGTGGCTCCACGAACGCGGTGTGCGCGTGGTGTGGGTGGGGCGTCGCCCGCGCCTGTGGCGCTCAGTGATTAAGGAGCTCGAGGCCGCCGAGGAATTGACCAAAAATAATACAAAAATGACGCTGGCTATGTGCGTCAATTACGGTGGCCGGGCAGAAATGGTCGATGGCGTGCGCCAGATCGCGGAAAAGGTCGCCGCTGGTGAAATCCGCCCGCGCGATATTAGAGAAAGCACCATCGCAGAGAATCTCTATGATCCCGGCATGCCGGACGTGGACCTATTCTTGCGGCCTTCCGGCGAGAAGCGCACCTCGAACTTTCTGCTGTGGCAATCTGCCTACGCCGAGATGATTTATCAGGACAAGTTATTTCCTGATTTCACCCCGGAGGATCTCTTCGCTGCCATTGAGGAATATGCCCGCCGCGATCGCCGCTTCGGTGCTGTGAAGTAG
- the recO gene encoding DNA repair protein RecO, which produces MRENYRDRAVVIRSYDFGEADRVIVLLTQNHGLVRAVAKGVRRAKSRFGSRLQLFVNLDVQLYVGKNLATISQADTVNYFGARLIEDYERYTAACAVLESAERLIYADGDGDPYLYNAVVATLEHLQTEEPTQTLDAFLLQAMAHAGWAPSLFDCAQCQRPGPHHAFHPAVGGAACHECRPPGAAEVDPETLHHLWLLAHGYPTDPTNAQRQEGHRLARAHLQWHMERNVSALQVMEQ; this is translated from the coding sequence CGAAAATTACCGCGACCGCGCCGTGGTCATTCGCTCCTATGATTTTGGGGAAGCCGACCGCGTAATCGTACTTCTCACCCAAAACCATGGGTTGGTGCGTGCGGTGGCCAAGGGCGTGCGCCGAGCAAAATCCCGTTTTGGATCGCGGCTGCAGCTTTTCGTCAATTTGGATGTTCAGCTGTATGTGGGAAAGAACTTGGCCACGATTTCCCAGGCGGATACGGTGAATTATTTTGGTGCGCGCCTCATCGAAGACTACGAACGCTATACGGCCGCGTGCGCGGTCTTGGAGTCGGCCGAGCGGCTCATCTACGCGGATGGCGACGGCGACCCGTATCTCTACAACGCGGTGGTGGCGACGCTAGAGCATCTGCAAACCGAGGAGCCGACGCAAACGCTCGATGCGTTCTTATTGCAGGCCATGGCGCATGCCGGGTGGGCACCGAGCCTTTTTGATTGCGCCCAGTGCCAGCGCCCCGGCCCGCACCACGCCTTTCACCCGGCCGTCGGCGGCGCCGCTTGCCACGAATGCCGGCCACCAGGTGCTGCAGAGGTGGATCCGGAAACCCTGCACCACTTGTGGCTTTTGGCACATGGCTACCCGACGGACCCGACGAATGCGCAGCGGCAGGAGGGGCATCGGCTAGCGCGGGCGCACCTGCAGTGGCACATGGAGCGAAATGTGTCCGCATTACAGGTGATGGAACAGTAA